A genomic stretch from Cloacibacterium caeni includes:
- a CDS encoding rhomboid family intramembrane serine protease — protein sequence MHPILLIIIAITVIISIMGFQNIQLFEKYKFNVSAIQNRKEYIRLLSAGFLHADWGHLFFNMLTLYIFAPVVLYVYGVSGFLLVYLGSIVIGNLFSLYLYKRQSWYSAIGASGGVSGILFAAVAYAPNEIEVNFLPGYIFGALYFGYSVYMMLNPRPHDNIGHAAHLGGAAFGLVYAVALEPEIAMNNAVYLLVMSLPLIYMSYQVFVKKKIG from the coding sequence ATGCATCCAATATTATTAATAATCATAGCCATAACTGTAATCATCAGTATTATGGGATTCCAAAATATTCAACTTTTTGAAAAATATAAGTTCAATGTTTCGGCGATACAAAATCGAAAAGAATACATTAGATTGCTTTCTGCAGGATTTCTTCATGCAGATTGGGGACATTTGTTTTTCAATATGTTAACATTGTATATCTTTGCGCCAGTTGTGTTATATGTGTATGGTGTTTCCGGATTTTTGTTGGTTTATTTAGGCTCAATTGTTATTGGGAATTTATTTTCCTTGTATTTGTATAAAAGACAAAGCTGGTATTCGGCAATTGGAGCGAGTGGTGGCGTTTCTGGGATTTTATTTGCGGCAGTAGCTTATGCGCCTAACGAAATTGAAGTAAATTTCTTGCCGGGTTATATTTTTGGAGCCTTATATTTTGGATATTCCGTTTACATGATGCTTAACCCAAGACCACATGATAATATTGGTCACGCTGCGCATTTAGGTGGCGCTGCTTTTGGATTGGTTTATGCAGTTGCACTAGAACCAGAAATTGCCATGAATAATGCAGTTTATTTGCTTGTGATGTCACTTCCTTTGATTTACATGAGTTACCAAGTTTTTGTGAAGAAGAAAATTGGGTAG
- a CDS encoding pyridoxamine 5'-phosphate oxidase family protein — MSTQNLFQKEAIEKLKELSEKARTCMFVTELDQLPSNSRPMSLQECDDEGNLWFISSKESNKNMEIERDSRVQLYFMNNSDSEYLSVYGKAFIYDDKSTIEQKWSVFANAWFDGKDDPNVSILRIAPEDVYYWDTKAGKLVSLLSFATAIVTGNKTDNSDGVEGQISI, encoded by the coding sequence ATGTCAACCCAAAATTTATTTCAAAAAGAAGCCATAGAAAAGCTTAAAGAGCTTTCAGAAAAAGCGAGAACGTGTATGTTTGTGACCGAATTAGACCAATTGCCATCCAACTCTAGACCTATGAGTTTGCAAGAATGTGATGATGAAGGAAATCTTTGGTTTATTTCGAGCAAAGAAAGCAATAAAAATATGGAAATCGAAAGAGATTCTAGAGTGCAACTTTATTTTATGAATAATAGCGACAGCGAATATCTTTCTGTATATGGCAAAGCGTTTATCTATGATGATAAATCTACAATAGAACAAAAATGGAGTGTATTTGCCAATGCTTGGTTTGATGGCAAAGATGACCCGAATGTTTCTATTCTGAGAATTGCACCAGAAGATGTTTATTATTGGGATACTAAAGCTGGTAAACTCGTTTCTTTATTGTCATTTGCTACTGCGATTGTTACTGGTAACAAAACCGATAACAGTGATGGAGTAGAAGGACAAATTTCAATCTAG
- a CDS encoding DNA gyrase/topoisomerase IV subunit A: MEGHEHKEESLKKVSGLYKDWFLDYASYVILDRAIPSIYDGFKPVQRRIMHSMRELEDGRYNKVANIVGNTMKYHPHGDASITDAMVQIGQKELLIDTQGNWGNVYTGDSAAAARYIEARLTPFALEVVFNPKTTEWSKSYDGRNNEPIDLPVKFPLLLAQGVEGIGVGLSTKIMPHNFNELLSASVAYLKGKKFELYPDFQTGGLLDVSNYNDGQRGGKLRTRARIIQKDKNTLCITELPFSKNTGDLIDSVIKANEKGKIKIKKIEDNTSDKVEINIHLANDVSPDKTIDALYAFTDCEVSISPNACVIVGDKPEFLSVSEILRRNTDHTVSLLKKELEIELHELEEKWHFASLERIFIENEIYQEIKGKNSKEEVYEAIDKALKPFIKKLMRAITVEDIIKLTELPFMRISRYDRDKAEENILALEGKMEQVKHHLANLIAYAIDYFTNIQKKYGKDKERKTELRVFDNIDATKVVLANEKFYVNREEGFIGTSLKKDEYVFDCSDIDDIITFQKDGTMKVVKVEAKTFIGKNIVHVGVFKKGDKRTVYNMIYREGKEGPYYMKRFSVTGVTRNTDYKLASDKKGSEMLYFSANPNGEAETVTVLLKPNSRVRKNKIEIDFSELAIKGRDSRGNLVTKYAVKKVDLKEEGVSTLAPRKIWFDDTVRRLNADGRGTLLGSFKGDDKILTINQNGEAKLVTFDLLNRFDDEYLILEKWKPEQPITCIYFDGEKGIYFIKRFLLENTINVQHFMPSEHPKSFVEFVGTSDGCTAEIIFPKDKSGKEKEPEIINIDEFIAVKGIKAIGNQFIKEKVKSINITIPEPLEEEVSEAEESESEEANADSEVNEIPEEGQIGDLFSIDENNE, translated from the coding sequence ATGGAAGGACACGAGCATAAGGAAGAATCCTTAAAAAAAGTATCAGGTTTATACAAAGATTGGTTTTTAGATTACGCATCATACGTAATTCTAGACAGAGCCATTCCGTCTATTTATGATGGTTTTAAGCCAGTACAGCGTAGAATTATGCATTCTATGCGCGAATTAGAGGACGGTAGATATAATAAAGTTGCCAATATTGTAGGAAATACCATGAAATACCACCCTCATGGTGATGCTTCTATTACGGATGCAATGGTACAAATTGGCCAAAAAGAATTGCTCATTGATACCCAAGGAAACTGGGGAAATGTCTATACAGGAGATTCAGCAGCGGCAGCTAGATATATTGAAGCTAGATTGACTCCTTTTGCTTTGGAAGTCGTTTTCAACCCGAAAACTACAGAATGGAGCAAATCTTATGATGGTAGAAATAATGAACCGATTGACTTACCTGTAAAATTTCCTTTGCTTTTGGCTCAAGGTGTAGAAGGAATTGGAGTAGGACTTTCTACCAAAATTATGCCTCATAATTTTAATGAACTGTTGAGCGCTTCTGTAGCTTATTTGAAAGGAAAAAAATTTGAACTCTATCCAGATTTTCAAACGGGAGGTTTATTAGATGTAAGCAATTATAATGATGGTCAACGTGGCGGGAAACTTCGTACGAGAGCCAGAATTATTCAAAAAGATAAAAACACCCTTTGCATTACCGAGCTTCCTTTTTCTAAAAATACAGGCGATTTAATTGATTCTGTAATTAAAGCCAACGAAAAAGGGAAAATCAAAATCAAAAAAATAGAAGACAATACTTCTGATAAGGTAGAAATTAATATTCATTTAGCCAATGACGTTTCTCCTGATAAAACCATAGATGCGTTATACGCTTTCACCGATTGCGAAGTTTCTATTTCGCCGAATGCTTGTGTTATTGTTGGCGACAAACCAGAGTTCCTTTCGGTTTCTGAAATTTTGAGAAGAAATACAGACCACACCGTTTCTTTGCTCAAAAAAGAATTAGAAATAGAACTCCACGAGCTCGAAGAAAAGTGGCATTTTGCGAGTTTAGAGAGAATCTTCATTGAGAATGAAATTTACCAAGAAATTAAAGGTAAAAATTCTAAAGAAGAAGTCTATGAAGCGATTGATAAAGCGCTGAAACCTTTCATTAAAAAATTGATGAGAGCTATTACGGTGGAAGATATCATCAAGTTGACGGAACTTCCTTTCATGAGAATTTCTCGTTATGATAGAGATAAAGCCGAAGAAAATATTCTCGCTCTAGAAGGTAAAATGGAACAGGTGAAACATCACTTAGCGAATCTCATTGCTTATGCCATCGATTATTTTACCAATATTCAGAAAAAATACGGAAAAGACAAAGAGCGTAAAACAGAACTTAGAGTTTTTGATAACATCGATGCTACCAAAGTCGTTTTGGCTAACGAAAAATTCTATGTCAATAGAGAAGAAGGTTTCATAGGAACTTCGCTTAAAAAAGACGAATACGTTTTTGATTGTTCTGATATTGATGACATCATCACTTTCCAAAAAGATGGAACGATGAAAGTGGTAAAAGTAGAAGCCAAAACTTTCATCGGAAAAAATATTGTACATGTTGGCGTTTTCAAAAAAGGAGACAAACGTACTGTTTACAATATGATTTATCGAGAAGGTAAAGAAGGTCCTTACTACATGAAACGTTTTTCTGTAACAGGTGTTACCAGAAATACAGACTACAAATTGGCTTCGGATAAAAAAGGTTCAGAAATGTTGTATTTCTCTGCTAATCCAAATGGTGAAGCAGAAACCGTAACCGTTTTATTGAAACCAAATTCTAGAGTTAGAAAAAATAAAATTGAGATTGATTTCTCAGAATTAGCGATTAAAGGAAGAGATTCCAGAGGAAATCTCGTAACCAAATACGCCGTGAAGAAAGTTGATTTGAAGGAAGAAGGCGTTTCTACATTGGCTCCAAGAAAAATTTGGTTTGATGATACGGTTCGCAGACTGAATGCAGACGGAAGAGGTACATTATTAGGAAGTTTCAAAGGAGATGATAAGATATTAACCATAAATCAAAATGGTGAAGCCAAGTTGGTGACTTTTGACTTGCTCAATCGTTTTGATGATGAATATTTAATTCTCGAAAAATGGAAGCCAGAACAACCGATTACGTGTATCTATTTTGATGGCGAAAAAGGAATCTATTTCATCAAACGTTTCTTGCTGGAAAACACTATAAACGTTCAGCATTTTATGCCAAGTGAACATCCGAAATCTTTCGTAGAATTTGTGGGAACTTCTGATGGTTGTACTGCTGAAATTATCTTCCCGAAAGATAAATCTGGAAAAGAAAAAGAGCCAGAAATCATTAATATTGATGAATTTATCGCAGTCAAAGGCATTAAAGCCATCGGAAATCAGTTTATCAAAGAAAAAGTAAAATCTATTAACATCACTATTCCAGAACCTTTGGAAGAAGAAGTTTCAGAAGCGGAGGAATCTGAAAGTGAAGAAGCGAATGCAGATTCTGAAGTTAATGAAATTCCAGAAGAAGGTCAAATCGGAGATTTGTTCTCCATTGATGAAAATAACGAATAA
- the prmC gene encoding peptide chain release factor N(5)-glutamine methyltransferase encodes MQFQDYFPSFSEALATIYSKEESRILYRYFLEDFQERKLVNLASEFEKVTEELKKGKPYQQILGYTEFYGNRFFVDENVLIPRPETEELLELAINKIRDSRFEIRDFKILDVGTGSGIIPITLKKHFPDTEVFAMDISEKALEIAQKNADFHQTEIKFLKADYLNTNLTEKYDVIISNPPYIGIDENTEIEDSVKGFEPNIALFSPTSDALIFYRKIAKDCENHLNKNGLFFLEINQKLGKETLELFKNFSESKLVKDLSGNDRFVMGRK; translated from the coding sequence ATGCAATTTCAAGATTATTTCCCATCGTTTTCTGAAGCTTTAGCGACTATTTATTCCAAAGAAGAAAGCAGAATTCTTTACCGATATTTCTTAGAAGATTTTCAAGAAAGAAAGCTAGTAAATCTGGCTTCGGAATTTGAAAAAGTAACTGAAGAACTCAAAAAAGGAAAACCATATCAACAGATTTTGGGATATACAGAATTTTATGGAAATAGATTTTTTGTAGACGAAAACGTCTTAATTCCTCGTCCTGAAACAGAAGAATTGCTAGAATTGGCGATTAATAAGATTCGAGATTCGAGATTCGAGATTCGAGATTTTAAAATTCTTGACGTTGGAACAGGAAGCGGAATCATTCCGATTACCTTGAAAAAACATTTCCCAGATACGGAAGTTTTTGCAATGGACATTTCTGAAAAAGCACTTGAAATTGCTCAGAAGAATGCAGACTTTCATCAAACTGAAATTAAATTTTTAAAAGCAGATTATCTGAATACAAATTTGACCGAAAAATATGATGTGATCATCTCAAATCCTCCTTACATTGGCATAGATGAAAATACGGAAATCGAAGATTCTGTAAAAGGTTTTGAGCCCAATATTGCACTATTCTCACCAACTTCTGATGCACTTATTTTCTACCGAAAAATTGCAAAAGACTGTGAAAATCATCTCAATAAAAACGGTTTATTTTTTCTTGAAATCAATCAAAAATTAGGAAAAGAAACGCTCGAATTATTCAAAAATTTCTCAGAAAGCAAATTGGTAAAAGATTTATCTGGAAATGATAGATTTGTGATGGGAAGAAAGTAA
- a CDS encoding SpoIIAA family protein → MITRIKELPDNMVGFLATDEVSAKDFIDVVMPEVEKFIEEKDKLNYMLVIETDLSKFTAGAWFQDAMLGVKTLTKWNRAAIVYDSETVQNFTEVFSKIMIGEFKGFDKKDYETAVKWTSEQIDL, encoded by the coding sequence ATGATTACTAGAATCAAAGAATTACCAGATAACATGGTGGGCTTTTTAGCCACTGACGAAGTTTCAGCAAAAGATTTTATAGACGTAGTAATGCCAGAAGTAGAAAAATTTATTGAGGAAAAAGATAAGTTGAATTACATGTTGGTCATCGAAACAGATTTATCCAAATTTACAGCAGGAGCTTGGTTCCAAGATGCAATGTTGGGCGTAAAGACATTAACTAAATGGAACAGAGCAGCCATCGTTTATGATTCTGAAACGGTACAAAATTTTACAGAAGTTTTTAGTAAAATTATGATTGGCGAATTTAAAGGATTTGATAAAAAAGATTACGAGACAGCCGTAAAATGGACTTCGGAACAAATTGACCTTTAA
- a CDS encoding DNA topoisomerase IV subunit B — translation MSENLQVNYSEENIRTLDWQEHIRLRPGMYIGKLGDGSSADDGIYILLKEIIDNSIDEFRMKSGKRIEIKLDEGKVTIRDFGRGIPLGKVVDAVSKMNTGGKYDSKAFKKSVGLNGVGTKAVNALSDYFRVRSFRDGKMKVAEFSKGNITENHPETDTSDRNGTEISFIPDYSIFTHFKFRKEYIERMLRNYAYLNPGLKIIFNGETYYSENGLKDLLNEELEGEILYPIVHLNDEDIELAITHSDKSQTETYFSFVNGQNTTQGGTHLNAFREAYVKTIREFFNKNFEAADIRKSIIAAISINVEEPVFESQTKTKLGSNDIGPNGPSVRTFIIDFLKNKLDNFLHKNPEVAEAILRKIIISERERKELSGIQKLARERAKKVSLHNKKLRDCRQHYNDQKASRKSETMIFITEGDSASGSITKSRDVETQAVFSLKGKPLNCYGLTKKIVYENEEFNLLQAALNIENSLEDLRYNHVIIATDADVDGMHIRLLMITFFLQFFPDLIKNGHLYILQTPLFRVRNKKETRYCYSEEERLKALNELGKNPEITRFKGLGEISPDEFKHFIGKDIRLEPVVIGKDSTINDLLEFYMGKNTPDRQTFILENLVVEDPDIDKKEVLNDAS, via the coding sequence ATGAGTGAGAATCTACAGGTAAATTATTCAGAAGAAAACATACGAACGCTCGATTGGCAGGAACACATTCGTCTTCGTCCTGGTATGTATATTGGGAAACTAGGAGACGGTTCTTCTGCAGATGATGGGATTTATATTTTGTTAAAGGAAATCATTGATAACTCTATCGATGAATTCCGTATGAAATCTGGAAAAAGAATCGAAATTAAATTAGATGAAGGCAAAGTAACCATCAGAGACTTTGGTCGTGGTATTCCTTTAGGAAAAGTAGTAGATGCGGTTTCTAAAATGAATACCGGTGGTAAATATGATTCTAAAGCTTTCAAAAAATCTGTAGGTCTTAATGGTGTAGGTACCAAAGCGGTAAATGCACTTTCAGATTATTTTAGAGTGCGCTCATTCCGTGATGGAAAAATGAAAGTGGCAGAGTTTTCGAAAGGGAACATAACAGAAAACCATCCTGAAACCGATACTTCAGACAGAAACGGAACGGAGATTTCTTTCATTCCTGATTACAGTATTTTCACGCATTTTAAATTCAGAAAAGAGTACATCGAAAGAATGCTTCGCAATTACGCGTATCTGAATCCGGGTCTTAAAATTATCTTTAACGGAGAAACCTATTACTCAGAAAATGGCTTAAAAGATTTATTGAATGAAGAATTAGAAGGTGAAATTCTGTATCCAATTGTTCACTTGAATGATGAAGACATAGAACTCGCGATTACCCATTCTGATAAATCACAAACCGAAACCTATTTCTCTTTCGTGAACGGACAAAATACTACACAAGGTGGAACGCATCTTAATGCTTTCCGTGAAGCGTATGTAAAAACGATAAGAGAATTTTTTAATAAAAACTTTGAAGCAGCAGATATTAGAAAATCTATTATTGCCGCTATTTCGATTAATGTAGAGGAACCTGTTTTTGAATCTCAAACTAAAACCAAACTCGGTTCTAACGATATTGGTCCCAATGGTCCTTCTGTAAGAACTTTTATTATTGATTTCTTAAAAAATAAACTCGATAATTTTTTACACAAAAATCCAGAAGTTGCCGAAGCAATTTTAAGAAAAATCATCATTTCTGAAAGAGAAAGAAAAGAACTTTCGGGAATTCAGAAACTGGCGAGAGAAAGGGCGAAAAAAGTTTCGCTTCACAATAAAAAACTGAGAGATTGTAGACAACACTACAATGACCAAAAAGCTTCTAGAAAATCTGAAACCATGATTTTCATTACTGAGGGGGATTCTGCTTCTGGTTCTATTACCAAATCAAGAGACGTAGAAACTCAAGCGGTGTTTTCATTGAAAGGAAAACCTTTGAACTGCTATGGTTTGACCAAGAAAATTGTTTATGAAAATGAGGAATTTAACCTTCTTCAAGCTGCACTTAATATTGAAAATAGTTTAGAAGATTTGCGTTATAATCATGTTATCATTGCTACCGATGCCGATGTAGACGGAATGCACATTCGATTGTTGATGATTACGTTTTTCTTACAATTTTTCCCTGATTTAATTAAAAATGGACATTTGTATATTTTGCAAACGCCACTTTTCAGGGTGAGAAATAAAAAGGAAACCAGATATTGCTATTCTGAAGAGGAACGTTTGAAAGCATTAAACGAATTGGGTAAAAACCCTGAAATTACTAGGTTCAAAGGTTTAGGAGAAATTTCACCTGATGAATTTAAACATTTCATAGGGAAAGATATTCGTCTAGAACCAGTAGTCATTGGTAAAGACAGTACCATTAATGATTTGTTAGAGTTTTATATGGGTAAAAACACTCCAGACAGACAAACTTTCATTTTAGAAAACTTAGTTGTAGAAGACCCAGATATTGATAAAAAAGAGGTTCTGAACGACGCATCATAA
- the pdeM gene encoding ligase-associated DNA damage response endonuclease PdeM: MISEISINFAGEQLALNQYRSIFWDKEKSLILSDLHLGKTAHFRKNGIALPNGVIEKDLENLQKLIEHYQPEKIIIVGDLFHAELNSEIEIFRKWFESFNTIKWLLVKGNHDRFSDEFGIEETEIYETETLIFSHESLDSLQKPQIGGHIHPGVSLMAQNRQKLKFPCFLVSENQIILPAFSQFTGLDTNFEKKQNSTFKKYIITAEKLIEW, from the coding sequence ATGATTTCTGAAATTTCTATCAATTTTGCTGGTGAACAATTGGCACTCAATCAATACCGAAGTATTTTTTGGGACAAAGAAAAATCTTTGATTTTGTCTGATTTACATTTAGGAAAAACAGCACATTTCAGAAAAAACGGAATTGCTTTACCGAATGGTGTGATTGAAAAAGATTTAGAAAATCTACAAAAATTAATAGAACATTATCAACCTGAAAAAATAATCATTGTAGGCGATTTATTCCACGCAGAACTGAATTCTGAAATAGAAATTTTCAGAAAGTGGTTTGAAAGTTTTAATACGATAAAATGGTTGCTCGTCAAGGGAAATCACGACAGATTTTCAGATGAATTCGGAATTGAAGAAACTGAAATCTATGAAACCGAAACTTTAATTTTCTCTCACGAATCTTTAGATTCCCTTCAAAAACCACAAATTGGTGGGCATATTCATCCTGGCGTTTCATTGATGGCTCAAAACCGACAAAAATTGAAATTTCCTTGCTTTTTAGTATCGGAAAATCAAATTATTTTGCCTGCATTTTCTCAATTTACGGGACTTGACACCAATTTTGAGAAAAAGCAAAATTCCACTTTTAAAAAATACATTATTACCGCTGAAAAGTTAATTGAATGGTAA